Sequence from the Bacteroidales bacterium genome:
GCGATAAACTCAGAGCATCCAGAAGAAATATCTATTTCCCCGGTTTATTGTTCGACTTGAATTTATCGGGATACAGGGAGGAGCGCTTTTTGATTAAAATTGAATGCCAGGATCAGCATATTGAATATACACGGCAAACGGTGAACATAAAAGGATGCGGTTTCTTCTTCTCATTTCCGGTCCCATCCGATGAGGTAATTTGTGCAATGAAGATTTCGGCCTTGCTTTCGAGGAGTAAAGGGCGCGATTTTTATGATAGCATGTTTTTATTGGGGCAAACCACTCCTGATTACAACTTTCTTGCAGCCCGTAACGGGATCCATAATCTTTCAGAACTAAAATCAGCATTGACATCTTTATTTGCAAAAATAAATTTATCGCAAAAAGCCCGGGATTTTGAACATCTTCTTTTCGAAAAAAGAAACAGCGAACGTATCCTAAGATTTAAGGAGTTTGTTGCAGAATTGTAGTATGACCGGGTTTTTCAATTCGCTGGTGGAACGGTGGAACGGTGGAACGGTGGAA
This genomic interval carries:
- a CDS encoding nucleotidyl transferase AbiEii/AbiGii toxin family protein, whose protein sequence is MIQVEQIRNFFPPLIRDNPAHQKYLVKEYIQLLILDYLATTSFIRKMAFIGGTNLRLIKGIDRFSEDLDFDCKDFTQEEFTEMTDAVLLYLQRFGLNVEARDKISDKLRASRRNIYFPGLLFDLNLSGYREERFLIKIECQDQHIEYTRQTVNIKGCGFFFSFPVPSDEVICAMKISALLSRSKGRDFYDSMFLLGQTTPDYNFLAARNGIHNLSELKSALTSLFAKINLSQKARDFEHLLFEKRNSERILRFKEFVAEL